A region from the Kineothrix sp. IPX-CK genome encodes:
- the istA gene encoding IS21 family transposase: MKTTIMTLYQKGYNKTQIGKMLSIDRKTVRKVLREETQGKELPQETQEGTWPSMLDEYKEYIEIQLSKELSITRIHQDLQKEFGVACGYTTLRDYVKKIRKSQPHAYMVLHSLPGEEAQVDFGYIGTLRVNGTPRKAWIFVMSLSYSRYMYVAVTLDQSVQTFIRCHTEAFRYFGGVPQTVKIDNLKAAIVEADFYEPTVQRTYAAFAGHYGFLPNPCRVYTPTDKGKVESNVRYVKENCFKGRDFKEIEEAKRFLLSWLKETANRRIHGTTSRKPETVYLETEKAYLKPLPAQDFLFSKSGAATVRTDCHIVHDGNYYSVPYTYIGMEVDVIEVNHLLKIYHAGKEIALHSLCGNAKGEHVTDKSHYPSTKTITQEELLSSYREKMAQVGTGALAFLEAFKDTEMYQCHHYRSISGILALRKKYGEDAVDKACQRACHYGNITYRAVKKICESGLYHLPLEDEQELSMEGRSKIRKLSDYRQMTGLGVISHE, from the coding sequence ATGAAAACTACAATCATGACTCTGTATCAGAAAGGATACAACAAAACCCAGATTGGGAAGATGCTTAGCATTGACAGAAAAACAGTACGCAAAGTGCTCAGAGAAGAAACGCAGGGAAAGGAGCTGCCACAGGAAACACAGGAGGGAACCTGGCCGTCCATGCTGGATGAATACAAGGAATACATAGAAATCCAGTTATCCAAGGAATTGTCCATTACCCGCATCCACCAGGATCTGCAAAAAGAGTTCGGCGTTGCCTGCGGTTATACCACCCTGCGCGATTATGTGAAAAAAATAAGGAAATCCCAGCCTCACGCCTACATGGTGCTGCATTCCCTGCCGGGCGAAGAGGCACAGGTAGATTTCGGTTATATCGGAACCTTGAGAGTAAATGGAACACCGCGCAAAGCATGGATCTTTGTCATGTCTTTGAGCTACTCCCGCTACATGTACGTTGCTGTTACTCTGGATCAGAGCGTGCAGACCTTCATCCGGTGCCACACAGAGGCATTCCGGTACTTTGGCGGAGTTCCCCAGACCGTAAAGATCGACAACTTAAAGGCTGCTATCGTTGAGGCAGACTTTTATGAGCCGACCGTGCAGCGCACCTATGCCGCTTTTGCCGGGCACTATGGCTTCCTTCCCAATCCGTGCCGGGTATACACACCAACCGATAAAGGGAAAGTAGAATCGAACGTGAGATACGTAAAAGAAAACTGCTTTAAGGGACGGGATTTTAAAGAAATCGAAGAAGCAAAGCGGTTTCTCCTGTCATGGCTGAAAGAAACGGCAAACCGTCGGATACACGGGACTACAAGCCGAAAACCGGAAACCGTATATCTTGAGACAGAAAAAGCATATTTAAAGCCGCTTCCTGCGCAGGACTTTCTCTTTTCAAAATCCGGGGCCGCCACCGTAAGGACAGACTGCCATATCGTTCATGACGGCAATTATTATTCCGTGCCTTACACTTATATCGGAATGGAAGTGGATGTCATCGAAGTGAATCATTTATTGAAAATCTACCATGCCGGAAAAGAGATCGCCCTCCACAGTCTGTGCGGGAATGCAAAGGGCGAACATGTGACGGATAAGAGTCATTACCCATCTACCAAAACAATAACACAGGAGGAGCTTTTGTCAAGCTATCGCGAAAAAATGGCACAGGTGGGGACAGGCGCGCTGGCATTTCTGGAAGCATTTAAGGATACGGAGATGTACCAGTGCCATCATTACCGGAGCATTTCCGGTATCCTGGCACTCCGAAAAAAATATGGGGAGGATGCCGTAGACAAGGCCTGCCAAAGGGCATGCCATTATGGAAACATTACCTACCGGGCAGTAAAAAAGATCTGTGAAAGCGGTCTGTACCATCTTCCACTGGAGGATGAACAGGAACTGTCCATGGAAGGAAGAAGCAAAATCAGGAAACTGTCGGATTACCGTCAAATGACAGGACTGGGGGTGATCTCCCATGAATGA
- the istB gene encoding IS21-like element helper ATPase IstB translates to MNDSLQEKIKKLHLAGILQTADMRAQQAAKEQMSYIEFLELLINDENLNRSRNRRNDRMKRSRMPQHKTMEEFNFSWQPCLNRQVIYALGTCEFIRKKENIAFIGLPGTGKTHLSIALGIKAIEQGYTVLFTTLSEMMEDLYISRADNSFRQKLKKYISPDLLVIDEFGLKKLGQTNVDDLYEVISKRYETASTIITSNKQFDEWGSILFDPVLATAILDRFVHHCSFITIEGESYRMKERERISAVKRRGRPKKESSGNGTKEGLSEMEETEESGDL, encoded by the coding sequence ATGAATGATTCCTTACAGGAAAAGATAAAAAAGCTCCATCTTGCCGGAATTCTCCAAACAGCGGATATGCGGGCCCAACAGGCAGCAAAGGAACAGATGTCCTATATCGAATTTCTTGAACTGCTCATAAATGATGAAAATCTTAACCGCTCAAGAAACAGACGTAACGATCGGATGAAGCGTTCGCGCATGCCCCAGCATAAAACAATGGAAGAATTCAACTTTTCATGGCAGCCCTGCCTGAACCGTCAGGTCATCTATGCCCTTGGGACCTGCGAGTTTATCCGGAAAAAAGAAAATATAGCTTTTATCGGACTTCCCGGAACCGGTAAGACTCATCTCTCCATCGCACTTGGCATAAAAGCGATTGAACAGGGGTACACGGTGCTGTTCACCACGCTTTCGGAAATGATGGAGGATTTATACATATCCCGTGCGGACAACTCTTTCCGCCAGAAACTGAAGAAATACATTTCACCGGATCTGCTGGTAATTGATGAGTTTGGGCTCAAGAAGCTGGGCCAGACAAATGTGGACGATCTTTATGAAGTGATTTCCAAAAGATACGAGACAGCCTCTACCATCATTACTTCCAATAAGCAGTTTGATGAATGGGGGAGCATTCTTTTTGACCCGGTACTGGCAACGGCCATTCTTGACCGTTTTGTGCACCACTGCAGCTTTATAACTATAGAAGGTGAAAGCTACCGGATGAAAGAACGGGAACGGATCAGCGCTGTGAAACGGCGGGGCAGACCGAAAAAAGAGAGTTCAGGAAATGGAACAAAGGAAGGTTTGAGCGAAATGGAAGAGACCGAAGAAAGCGGGGATTTATGA
- a CDS encoding AAA family ATPase has protein sequence MQKPQINVIKPDIKNLSIYLRSTKKFGKTTLFRDVILAKYGDASRGLLVGCGNEVGYKMLDNLNVTQVKTYKDMIELSDWLIKEKGKEHNIEIIAFDTGDELTLITDTETIRQSNIENPNKKCKSVKAAFGGYTAGEKYSANDLVKPYMTKLQEAGFGVWAIAHTKFKTIKEKGGLEEDGYMQLSSNMSADYEAAFGDIFDVVLTGVIDRDLEEKKVGDKTKKYTTDTVRKLYFRGTTLIDAGGRFADGAVPEYMIFDKPDMGSEFIKVVEEGMEKSKTTFDKPKTSTKSKKEEKKPDPLEESADDIDTTPPFEEETNTSDYPDNLEETIRVMFKECKDKDLKAEVKTIINSFGKLNDCDDSALKEIYDKLK, from the coding sequence ATGCAGAAACCACAGATTAATGTAATTAAACCAGATATTAAAAATTTATCAATCTATCTAAGGTCAACTAAGAAATTTGGAAAGACAACACTTTTCAGAGATGTAATTCTTGCAAAATATGGAGATGCTTCAAGAGGACTTTTGGTTGGTTGTGGGAACGAAGTTGGATATAAAATGCTTGATAACTTAAATGTTACTCAGGTCAAAACATATAAGGATATGATTGAACTTTCAGATTGGTTAATCAAAGAAAAGGGGAAAGAGCATAATATTGAAATTATCGCTTTTGATACTGGAGATGAACTTACACTGATTACAGATACTGAGACAATCAGGCAGAGCAACATTGAAAACCCGAATAAGAAATGTAAGTCTGTAAAAGCCGCATTTGGTGGATACACAGCAGGAGAAAAATATTCAGCTAATGATTTGGTTAAGCCATATATGACAAAGTTGCAAGAAGCTGGATTTGGGGTGTGGGCTATTGCACATACGAAATTTAAGACAATCAAGGAAAAGGGTGGACTTGAGGAAGATGGCTACATGCAGTTATCCTCTAATATGAGTGCTGATTACGAAGCCGCATTTGGTGATATTTTTGATGTGGTTCTCACTGGTGTAATTGATAGAGATTTAGAAGAAAAGAAAGTAGGAGACAAGACTAAGAAATATACAACTGATACTGTTCGTAAATTGTATTTCAGAGGGACTACTTTGATTGATGCTGGTGGACGATTTGCGGATGGGGCCGTACCAGAGTATATGATATTTGATAAACCTGATATGGGTTCGGAATTCATTAAAGTTGTAGAAGAGGGAATGGAAAAATCTAAGACAACATTTGATAAGCCAAAGACATCAACAAAATCCAAGAAGGAAGAAAAGAAACCAGATCCACTAGAAGAATCGGCAGATGATATTGATACAACACCACCATTTGAAGAAGAAACTAATACTTCCGATTATCCGGATAACCTAGAGGAAACCATCAGAGTCATGTTCAAGGAGTGCAAGGACAAGGACTTGAAAGCAGAAGTAAAAACAATTATCAACTCTTTTGGTAAATTAAATGATTGTGACGATAGTGCTTTGAAAGAAATTTATGACAAATTGAAATAG
- a CDS encoding DnaB-like helicase C-terminal domain-containing protein, whose protein sequence is MLLLDEITLEQKDFITSDGLFYFSLLNQLRGKGFYSLDEVTILSNMNEDVIERYESCGGWDSIQHQIDIINEKNFDTYIDILYRENIILHMHEDGFNLLKKIDVNGKEISPLSMFRKMDAESVTDWYEARISSYGTGYSSKIIEEEEIDFDDEFINNCQEGLENGVPFDIAGYDINGEEMNCFQFLSRQVNGLLEGTLTMMGGYSSTGKSTWWVTVIMALLYRDRKVLIISNEENVKKFKIKFMVWLLGKRNRYFKLTKKKLMSGDLNAEDRKQLSSVQDYWRKNYKGRVKFISLADANMSTVKKKARENILRYGYDTILYDTFKLDFDSAGSTRQDLSLIKDSRELDSLCKKYNVIGLASLQLAINTIGKLFLDSSVLSNSKQIKEVLEGLYLMRNVYDEELDPDNKKYYCKPFKLKKVNDKWIQEEYVCDRNAVWRMVFPDKTRSGANSSDNGIAYLLKFSGDHCIFREVAQCYPKHGYIQ, encoded by the coding sequence ATGCTTTTACTAGATGAAATCACACTAGAACAGAAAGATTTTATTACAAGTGATGGGTTATTCTATTTTTCATTACTTAATCAGCTAAGAGGAAAAGGCTTTTATTCCCTTGACGAGGTTACAATTCTGTCAAATATGAATGAAGATGTAATTGAAAGATATGAGTCTTGTGGCGGATGGGATTCCATTCAGCATCAAATTGATATCATCAATGAGAAAAATTTTGATACATATATAGATATCCTATATCGAGAAAACATTATTTTACACATGCATGAGGACGGCTTTAATCTTTTAAAAAAGATTGACGTTAATGGAAAAGAAATATCACCTCTTAGTATGTTCCGTAAAATGGACGCTGAATCTGTAACCGATTGGTATGAAGCAAGAATTAGTTCTTATGGAACTGGATATTCAAGCAAGATTATTGAGGAAGAAGAAATTGATTTTGATGATGAATTTATTAATAATTGCCAAGAAGGATTAGAAAATGGTGTTCCTTTTGATATTGCTGGGTATGACATAAATGGAGAAGAAATGAATTGCTTTCAGTTTCTATCAAGGCAAGTAAATGGTTTATTAGAAGGGACTCTTACCATGATGGGAGGATATAGTAGCACAGGTAAATCTACTTGGTGGGTAACAGTTATAATGGCACTCCTTTATAGAGATAGGAAAGTGCTGATAATATCTAACGAAGAAAATGTTAAGAAATTCAAAATTAAATTCATGGTTTGGTTGCTTGGCAAGAGAAACAGATACTTTAAATTAACAAAGAAAAAATTAATGAGCGGAGACTTGAATGCAGAGGACAGAAAACAGTTGTCCTCAGTTCAGGATTATTGGAGGAAGAATTACAAAGGAAGAGTTAAATTCATTTCATTGGCCGATGCAAATATGTCAACAGTAAAGAAGAAAGCTAGGGAAAATATCCTTAGATATGGATACGACACAATATTATATGACACATTCAAACTGGATTTTGACTCTGCTGGTAGCACCAGGCAAGATTTATCTCTGATAAAAGATAGCCGTGAGTTGGATTCATTATGTAAAAAGTATAATGTAATTGGATTGGCCTCTCTACAGCTTGCTATTAATACAATAGGAAAGTTATTTCTTGACAGTTCTGTTTTATCGAATAGCAAACAGATAAAAGAAGTTTTAGAAGGATTATATCTTATGCGTAATGTATATGATGAAGAACTAGATCCTGATAATAAAAAATATTATTGTAAGCCTTTCAAATTGAAAAAGGTAAATGATAAATGGATTCAAGAAGAATATGTGTGTGATAGGAATGCTGTTTGGAGAATGGTATTTCCAGATAAAACTAGAAGTGGGGCAAATTCATCAGATAATGGGATAGCATATTTGTTAAAGTTTTCAGGAGATCACTGTATCTTTAGAGAGGTAGCACAATGCTATCCTAAACACGGATATATACAATAA
- a CDS encoding DHH family phosphoesterase: protein MMKAKTTYNVISDCRGMCENEIINTIISDRGIKDVEHFLNPNEGDLLPLDSLENVDMARKIVENGIDCGFHFGILWDTDTDGATSGAIMTRYLMNFTKAVSPFINEGKSHGLIGQDIDRFNDCDIVIIVDSLDKDITQYRELVSRGKEVVVLDHHAIDQDVPYDEYITLVSSQRNYDNLNLSGAGVVWKFCKYLDQYFMEDYADDYVDLAACGLVADMMDVSENSMENRYIIEIGLDRMINPAIKKIVGSFPFNSTAISFSIAPLINAANRMNRNVTAMNAFLADDNKEVLKYIKELKKCKEEQNEEVEKLMDNIIVQADGQLDKKVISIFINSENGISGLIGNKLLERYQRPLLILKEIEIDGEKYYAGSARAIGIDDFRKLCNETGVAEANGHELAFGIQVKAKKYGDFISKLEESLENIEIKMARTVDIELDISDITRDLIDKIKTIDKISGTGFKPITVKVSDITEYEVGSMSQGKHLVLKPTDYLQLIKWNWNGSFDDMEDNAILEEPITVIGKLDSGWLGRTFSLKIICDEVKVVA from the coding sequence ATGATGAAAGCGAAGACAACTTATAATGTAATTTCTGATTGTCGGGGAATGTGTGAGAATGAAATAATAAATACAATTATTTCTGATAGAGGAATTAAAGATGTAGAGCATTTTTTGAATCCAAATGAAGGTGATTTGTTACCTTTAGATTCCTTAGAAAATGTTGATATGGCGAGAAAAATTGTTGAAAACGGAATTGATTGTGGCTTTCACTTTGGCATTTTATGGGATACAGATACTGATGGAGCAACTTCAGGTGCAATAATGACCAGATATTTAATGAATTTTACAAAAGCTGTGTCTCCATTTATTAATGAGGGGAAATCCCATGGATTGATTGGACAAGATATTGATAGATTCAATGATTGCGATATTGTGATTATTGTGGATAGTCTGGATAAAGATATAACTCAATATAGAGAATTAGTATCAAGGGGTAAAGAAGTTGTGGTCTTAGACCATCATGCCATCGATCAAGATGTACCATATGATGAATATATCACATTAGTTAGCTCACAGAGAAATTATGATAATCTCAATCTGTCGGGCGCAGGTGTTGTGTGGAAGTTTTGTAAATACCTTGACCAATATTTTATGGAAGATTATGCAGATGACTATGTTGATCTGGCGGCCTGTGGGCTTGTGGCAGATATGATGGACGTTTCTGAAAACAGCATGGAGAATAGATACATAATTGAGATTGGTTTAGATCGAATGATAAATCCCGCAATAAAAAAAATTGTGGGGAGTTTTCCTTTTAATAGTACAGCTATCTCCTTCAGTATTGCTCCACTGATAAATGCAGCAAACCGTATGAATAGAAATGTGACGGCCATGAATGCATTTTTAGCAGACGACAATAAGGAGGTTCTTAAGTATATAAAAGAATTAAAGAAATGCAAAGAAGAACAAAATGAAGAAGTTGAAAAATTAATGGATAACATTATTGTTCAAGCAGATGGACAATTAGATAAAAAAGTCATATCTATTTTTATAAATAGTGAAAATGGAATCTCTGGACTGATTGGGAACAAACTACTTGAAAGATATCAAAGACCTTTGTTGATTTTAAAAGAGATAGAGATAGATGGAGAAAAATATTATGCGGGATCTGCAAGAGCGATTGGTATCGATGATTTTAGAAAACTTTGTAATGAAACTGGTGTTGCTGAAGCAAATGGACATGAGTTGGCATTTGGGATACAGGTAAAGGCAAAGAAATATGGAGATTTTATTTCCAAACTTGAAGAGTCTTTAGAAAACATTGAAATTAAGATGGCAAGAACTGTGGATATTGAGTTAGATATATCTGATATAACAAGAGATTTAATTGACAAAATTAAGACTATAGATAAAATATCTGGAACAGGTTTTAAACCAATAACAGTAAAAGTATCTGATATTACGGAATATGAGGTGGGTAGTATGTCTCAAGGGAAACATCTTGTGTTAAAACCAACAGATTATTTACAACTTATCAAATGGAATTGGAATGGTTCTTTTGATGATATGGAGGATAATGCGATATTAGAAGAACCAATAACTGTAATTGGCAAATTGGATTCTGGTTGGTTAGGAAGAACGTTTTCCTTAAAAATAATATGTGATGAAGTAAAGGTGGTGGCATAG